The Lolium perenne isolate Kyuss_39 chromosome 6, Kyuss_2.0, whole genome shotgun sequence genome segment gtaagctttaataaATAAGGTAAAAGCTTGGCAAGAATAAACTggggatgggatcatgaagcgTAAAGTAACAGGTGAGTGTGCCTTGCCCTGATAGGGCTCTGCACTCTGCAAGAatatcagcttgccttggttgatgtactgatcaaagtggtcttcttctccttggaagtaggcctcctcctcctcctcttgatactcttccgtactagcgtctaaaatacgaatacgaggtacaatcaccacaccaatCTTAAGTACTATACTAAGCACACATAAGTCACACAAACTAAGCTATCCTCATATATTACTAATAAGTTGGTAAATTTGTTTTCTTACttcagaaaaataatttcctctcagacTAATTAAGTTTTAATTTCTTTAATGAataaaatatgacctaggttgaccaaggtcaacctcttcatacttatcatttaagaaaaggaTTTAAAAGAGGTGgagcacctcatgcattttaatccTAATCATGGGAAAGGTTTAATATCAtccacaattcatatgagacctacatgaccagagtctctacctcattttgaattggtggtgacaagatttaaatgagaggaacactcccatatgatttcttaatagttttggacaatatttgtgactagaaatagccatatagtcctttaattcaactaggccatgatcattcaaagtaagcatggcatgtttttgcagaaacaattagtgcaagtgaaaaGTGATTTATAGGAATTGGAATCAACTTAAAAgcaattttggttgatttttaataattatttgaagttgtaaaagtctctgacttgttatttttgtcactttTATTCCACAAGGAAATTCAaagtgagaccagtggggttggatcaagcatttcacaagctttccaaatatataaaaattttaaaatttggccaggtagatttgtccctattaaatttcgAAAAAGGAACCAGTAATGAAatttggaattaactgaaaattcgaatttgaatttaAACGTACTGGCGGGaaagagatgggccggcccagcttcgcgtcTGGctcgagtgggccgcctgacaagcGGGGCCCGCCTGTCAGTGCGTTAAGACGAGCGAAACGGTACGGGGAATAAtagccgtgcgattagaacgcgatcgcacggtcgagggagagcttcgtctccggcgagaggtgaacttactggcggcggaggtagggggtcggagcggccgtcggagctccggcgatcgtcggagtggtgcgccgcgacgttggGGAAGATGAGGAAGCTCCgtgtagcagtggcgtcgtcaggggctgcctccttctccggcgagcttcgggtactggcggcggcgatgatctTGCGATTGGGGCGGTGCGGTGGCTAATCGAACAAATGGAGGTGTCGAGGAGAGCTGTGGTGAGGAGGGGAAGAGATTGGCGTGCTCAATTTGGGCGGaggggtcctccttttatagccgaTGGAGGTGGCCGTGGCGGAGCGGGCAGAGCGTCGACGAGGTCGCCGTTCCAGGGCAGcgaaggggcaagggatgggcgcGGCGTGTTCCTGGTGTCACGGTGAGCATGACGCGCATCCAGGAGAGGCCAGGGGTGGTGTGGTCACGTCGTCATCGTCACCGGGTACCGGGGTACAGCGGCGGATGGTCGTCGTCCGTGTCGTCGTCTACAGGGCTGGCGCGTCCAAGTGGGGTTGTCTGGGAGCTTGGTGAGGTCACGGGGGTCGTGCAGGTGCAAGGAGAGAGGGAGGGGAGACGTGAGGCGACGGGGCCCGGcgatgctctggcgcgtccagaggcGTCCTGGCGCGCGTCCATGCCGATCCTAGCAGGTGCTGGGCGCGTGCTGGGCGCGTGTGGCCTGGGCAGTGTCGACGTCTCCTCGAGTCAGCAGGTGTATGGTCGTGGTCAGTGAGGTGAGGGCAAGCTCCAGGACATGCTGTGGCTCAGCTGAGGTGAAGGGAGATGGTGATGGCATGGTGGGTGACAAGAGGGCCGGCATGGTTGTGTTCTTGTCAAGGTGAGCAAGCACCAGTGCTGGGCAGGTGATGGAAATGGTGCAGGGGTGTGAGGGGATGCTCAAGGGCAGCAGgggtggccagggttggacctGGTCTCCTCTCATTTTCAGTATGGGCACAAACTTCACCTCTGCCCACCATGTGTTCGacaaaatgcccgcaagaaacttattttcaaattttgaaattctttttggtggattgtattcatataatatttggagtataatggtggtggtggtggtcaatttggtattggtttgcaaaatctcaaaatGGCATAGGATCTTagttttgtttcaatgtctccacttggcttgcttctAGTTTGAAAatgagacagagtttggggtaagtgttttgagcaaagttgttgtccttgatgttgtcttggaagaggtgcagagagttggccaagtgtagaagtgaaatctcaaaaaccagggactcaaagtgggtatcatgctgaaattgtcacacatgaccatcatttcatgtgagttcatatttggttcaaatttgatttgaattgagtttgattgtttccaaaagtcctaataagtgtttagtatccatttccaaccaatggtgcaagccaaagtgggctaggttaagaattgcaaaaatggcataagccacatGTGTGTGTTTGAgttgattttcatattttcttttcttatttcttttcttttgcctttgggtgatcaagtgatcattgctagggttttaggttaAGAGTGAAcacataacaatcatcatggcaagtACACACTCAGATAATTAAAaatgtgagctatatgcataggcctatatgatgagaaaaagtttttgttggttctgattTTTGGTATCTCTGGAAACTCTCTCTTTATCTCTTTATTCAAAAGCTGGGATATTACACAACGCCACTAACAAGGCACTACAGGAATGGGCTGATATGCCGACGGCCAggaaccctcggcgtagccagttttggccgtcggcgtaggctacgccgagggcagccctcagCATAGCTCCTCGGCGACGACCTCCCTCGGCGGAGCCACTATTGCCGTCGGTGTAGcccggccctcggcatagctcctCGGCGACGACCTCCCTCGGCGGAGCCACTATTGCcgtgctacgccgacggcaaaaccctcaGCATACTAATTTAAAAATTCAAAattcttttttaaaaaaaaaatcgaaaaaaaatctttttttgctatgccgacggcaaaaccctcggcttaaagttttaagttttttcttttcttttttgttaattatttatctttcacccaagacacttttaactctaagtacacttaatcttaggtcaaaatacaatcatggttaaacttcccagtcggtcacctatcctcacactactccatcaTGAGCatgcttaacttcttggttccattcggatAAGTTTCCACTAAAGAATTGACAtcttgctgataataatagcatatcaacCATATTAACCCTTGGACCGTGATGGCACACCTCTTTATTTTTAAATTCCAAACAgttacttaagtaaacaacaatgaatatataagtaataatattgaattcaaataacaataaaatgattttattttttggtttctttctatttaatatggaataattaatatctttaaatcaggAAAATtgaaattccacaaataatatgtctaaatcgatcagaaaaatgagaggaatctaaatataacatccatatcatcttTTGAACTTAAAAATTAGACGAATCCAAATATGACGTCCAGTTTGCTATCTGACCAAAACGCTCCCCCTCCCGGAGATGCggaatggccgtaccgggcgtgctggtgcaccgttcgccaacatactaaacagacaaaaattagcacataaagtgatgtttTATAgacctaataatatttttcccggaatttattgagcgacggaaagtgtacccctacttcaaatccggtcagtttccaccgGATTCggagggacaccgcaggaagccgcagggaTTCCCAGATATGTGGTGCGGAGGTGGTGTCCTACCAATACGCGGAAGTCtcacgcaatactaaaatgcggcccatgtagctgcttcacaaaaaaacgttttggcaccccgaaaatgaaaaaaccatcgcccattggTCGGATTgcaaatccgctcccggggccttgcttcccatcccagggaccaagcacgtgccaaatatggcctcgttccgacaaactatgtggtgtcacgagtcgtttcctactcatttcccctaaaagctatAGAActacggacgtgatagccctatttgtGAAGGCTTTtctaaaataattgccgtatcccaattccgacttttggagtggttgcTAGGACATATAAAATAACACCATGGGGCTCCGccggattttctgacttcgtttaaattgccatctggccaaaacgggaACCCGATGACATATAATATAAGAAAGTGTTAGAATTGTTACTATGTTAACATGGTactgtacatgattcaaatatgcatgattttgacataaacggttagaggatgtttttctgaacattttgataccttatacgcatttttctgacgtcgtatgaattagttatgatttttacaaaattagagAAATTTGAAGGATggcctacgccgagggtggccgtcggcgtagccctgtctagACCTAGGGTCAAAGGTAAGCCGAGGGCTTCCGTCGGCGTAGACCTCGCTACGCCGATGACAACGCTACGCCGAGAGTTGTTTTGGCAGGCTGGCCAGGCCGGGCCAGACGCCGACGGCCCCAACTTTTGGCCGTTGGCTTATAAAAGGCCCTCTGCGTATCGCGCCATTCCTGCAGTGAGGATTTGTTTAATGTATGTCTTTTGGACTCCGTTGGAGGGTGCGACTAGGTCTTGGGCTGTTGAACAGGTTGGGCTCCGTGCCATCAGTGGTAATTTTTTTACATATTGCTCATCGTCTATTACCGATTGGCTGGATTTTCAGTCTTGTTAACATTATGGCTGGAAAGAACCTACTAATTTCAAATAAGAGTGTCATGTATTTCACAtactttattttatcttgtgtagAACCATGACGAAGATACATATGCAAGCAATAATAGCTTCAAACAAACCCACGCTTAATACTTTATTTTATTCTTCTGCAGAATCATGAGAAAGATACATATGCAAGCAACAACAGCTTCAAACAAACCCACACTCAAATTTTTGAAAAACCACGTAATATTTTTAACTTCATAAATCCACACCCAACTTGATCTGCCATACCACTTGGAGGTCGGAACATTCTTATTCATCGGGGAGAAATCACCATTATTATGAATGATCCATCTTTGCTGACTTAGTTGTAGGCATCCGGGTTGGCGAGGAGATAGGCCTCAACAGTCTTGAACATCTCGGCAGCAGAGTCCTTGGCCTTGAGCATCATGTCATTACCTTCCTCGCTCGGCTGCGGCTTGTATATGCATTCCACCTTGGCCACACTCCCACCGCTGGCCGTTGGCTCCATCTTGATGTCCCACGTGGCCGTCTCAATGCCGTCGCACACGATGGTGTATTTGCACTCACACTTTTCCACATCAAGGAACTCAACCTTCTTTTTCATGACCTTGAAGGGCATGGCTGCACGATCAACTGCGTGTTATGATCTGAATATGTGCGCCGGACAGCATGTGACATGAACACACGGCATATGTGTGGTATGCGTACCTGAGGCGCAATTGTAGTGCCTGACGCTGCCTATGCCACCATCTCCCTCAACATGGTGGGCGTTGTCAACGATGTGTGGGGCGAGTTTGGGTGCCAGAGTGTGCCAGTCCATGACGGTGGCGCGGAACTTGCGCGGCGCAGACACCTGCGACTCCAACTCGAGGGTCCAGCTGTTAGTAGAGGCCATTGCTATGACTATCAATTACAACTGGGAGCAAATGGTATGAGCCGAGACTATCTGCCCAGACTACCGCAAATGGTGTTGTTTGAAGGATGTCTGGAGAGAAAGAGGAAACAAATGCTTTAAATAGATGAAGTCTTGGACTCTCGCGTGCTTTAAATATATGCGTGGCCAGCTATAGCTCAATTTCTATTTGATGATCTTTGACTCTCGCGTGAGATGTGCTTCTACCAGTGAGTAAACTATATTATCATTTGGCCTCTCCTTCTTGAGTCGTGACATCAATTATGTGTACTAGTTATTAACCCGTGCACCTGCATACGGATATATTAATATCGATGAGTTttattatttatgcatttttttaaaaattttttgatttttttggataTATTTGTAAATTTGTTTAGCAAATCTTGCAGTATTATGACTTGTATATCTGGTATTTCAGAATTGTTTGCAGCCGAGAAAAAACCTTGGTGATTATACATATGTAtctatgtttttttctttttaaaaaaaattatgtaATCATTGTTTTTTAAACTATAACTAGCGCggtgtgacaaggtatcaacttgtcaatgcctatggattgtaggctagggtttagttggaagtagagggtaagtagatctcgaaggtttcagccgaaaagtactcgatgattatgaaaactagggtttgtagacaatgattcgattgattcgtcgtccctcgactccccctttatataggaggtggagccgagggattcgtgctatacaagtttatagagtccgggacggtttctaactcatcccgccatattacaaataacacttcctattacaactctttatctttccttaatagatcttgggctcccgaatcttcttattcttcgggtattgggcttccagtaaaccccgggtaccatcttcggcaggcccatttgggatgcctatgtcagtagcccccgagattttgcttgaatcgtagaatcaaggaaaatctcgactgtttatttttattcgaaagctttaactttttcatacttcttcacataaaattctatattgtacagggataatgttagttggggctagttcatctgacggatcaggtactagttaactgctctagtggcaatccgcaaaaacctacttcaaaatcacgtccctggacatgatctcgggatactggtgtaaacttcgacaggtaccgcttaaggtcttaccattctgtcgagtcccagtcaaatttatcgggtacctaacgcgtccgttaggatttttcttcgtatctgttgatacggataaaggtagcagagcgcagtctttggcgatgccacgcccagcagaacagatctggggtcttaccttcgcaaatttgcggcattcagaaattgatcgcaacttcggcgttctgagaatatattgtcgagtgcttttccggctgttggaatgacacattttatcgagtcaaatatgacttatgttGCTCTCCCGAtgtgagtatatgtagagttaactataactcgaaatatactctcttgcttttctatttttcctttgttaatttcatcgggcacgcgaacagcgttcccgatgggagtagcccccgaggctacaaccaagaacttgtgcttggttgtaggctcaacattttagtccaccttgtcgctatattgtcattatttcccaatatgatctctttcttcttcttttttttttttatctctcgggtgcgcgaacagcgctcccgatgggagtagcccccgaggatttcttctccttcttttttgattttgtcgacttagtggatctttctgttatctcttcccagaatacccctggcgggactgcaaggcattgcgacccgatgtttgcaagaacatcggcttcgtcgttgctcaatctactaatatgatttacttcgcatccatcgaacaacttctcgagctcgttgtacacctccttgtatgccatcatgctatcattgactgcgtcacattggttcataacttgctgtgccaccaactgtgagtcgccaaagattttcagtcgagttgcaccacaggctttcaccatcttcatcccgtgtatgagggcctcatattctgcttcattgttagatgcgttagggaacgtcatccgaaggatgtacttcaatttgtcgccttcaggtgatatgagtactactcctgcgccagccccttctagtctcttggacccatcaaagttcatggtccaggttctcgataaatctgggggtcctgtgttttgcaactccatccactctgcgatgaagtccggcagaacttgcgacttgattgcttttcttttttcatacgtgatgtcccgaggggaaagttctattccccaaagggagacacgacccgtagcttctgggttgttcaatatatttgacaaaggagcttcattgaccactatgatcgggtgtgccgaaaaatagtggcgcaattttcgtgctgtcgtgaacactccatatgctattttttggtactgaggatacctttgttttgagggcgataaaacttcgctgacgaagtatactggcctctgcacgccgtggagttttccttcttcttccctttcgacaactagcaccgtgctcaccacttggggcgtggctgcgatatacagcaggagaggttccctttcttttggcgccaccagaattggtggtgtcgaaattgtgcgcttcaaatcctcgaaagctctgtcggcttcttcgttccactggaatttatctccttgttttatcaaagcgtagaacggcagcgctttttctcccaacctcgcgacgaatctgctcaaagctgcgactcgcccagttagctgttgtatttctttcaactttgttggcttcctcattgttacgatagcttgtattttatcgggatttgcttcaatccctcttgctgagactaggaatcccagaagttctcctgctggaacgccgaaagaacacttcgtcgggttcaatttgaggcagaacttatcaaggttgtcgaaggtttccttgagatcctcgatcagcgttgcccccttttttgatgttatgacgacatcatcaatgtatacttgcacgttcttcccaatctgtgtcgccaaacacttctgcatcatcctctgatatgttgctcccgcattttttagaccaaagggcattgttctgtagcaaaacaccccgtaaggtgtaataaacgcggtctttacttcatcttcttctttcaatctgatctggttataaccagaatatgcatccaggaaggaaagacgttcacatccagccgtggagtcgataatttgatcgatcctcgggagggaaaagtgatcctttggacaatgtttattgagacacgtaaagtcgacgcacatgcgaaggaccttagtgtttttcttcggcaccaaagacaggatttgctacccatgtggcttctgtgaatatctctttgataaaaccagcttcttgtagtcgattgatttctgacagcatggctttgcggtttggttccgaaaaacgccgcaaaggttgtttgattggtctcgctagtggatccaagtttaggtggtgctcggcaagttccctgggtactcctggcatgtcagctggacaccatgcgaagattttccagtgctcacggaggaactcgatgagcgcgctttcctatgcgatatccatgttgtttgcgatagatgtcgtctttttcgggtctgtcgggtgaatctgcacctcttttgaatttttctcggtactgaaagttgattctttgtttggccttccaacgtctggcagtacgtcgtaatcagtcatgctttttgacgccaagtactcagcttgcatcccgaaggtttctgacaaccggtgaaaatccttgtcgcacttatcggctaaggcaaagcttcctttgactgtgattggtccctttggtccaggcatcctccacaacaggtatgtatagtgtggcaccgccataaatctagcatatgttggtcgtcccaacagagcgtggtattgcgacggaaaatccacgacttcaaattcgagcctctcgattctataattttctcgggtcccaaactgaacgtcgagattgatctttcccagtggataacttggtttctccggtgtgatgccgtggaaccttgtgtctgttggtttcaagtttgctaaggatatgttcatcttcctcaatgtatctgcgtacataaggtttaagctgctgccgccgtctatgaacactcgagagacatcaaatcctgcgataactgctggcagaataagtgctgactgccctggtcgaggaacttgttgcggatgatctgctattgtgaagccgatatcttgtcctgaccaattaaggtactcaactgttggtggaggcattttttctgccataaacacctgtcgtgagattactttctgagctctattggacggccttcctttctgaatcatcgacactgctccattggagttaggatcaacataaggtggtggtgcaggtgccgccgctattctgagctgatgccgattgtcgtctgtaatcgctggaggaggcggcaagtgaatctcgcttctgggttctcgaggatttctctgtgctgcccgcgcattagcgttctctgcataccgcaatattgcttgaaaatttcgatagtctttctgcaagtgccctgactgtcttttaccgttgctgtcgagaaaaaaatgcatctggcacggtccattcatcatctcttcaggggacacgaaaggccttgggaacctaggcccgctattttgcctgttgcgtgaatcatccctgttatcacctcgctgttcattgcttctctggtaatcatctctattgcttcctcctgtatttgtccgaaatcctgccgaaatttgtcctggagcgtcgtagttctggtactgccgaggaaatcttcgccttggttgatagtttcgaccacggtcctcctctggcgacctgtgccgtttgttgtggacagcgtcttctccatctgcccatttatttgctatctccattaacgcggatactgtctttggattggtccttcccaagtcctcgacaaaatctccacgcctgactcctgcgacaaacgcatctattgctctctcgtcagatatattttctgccgagtttttaatgatattccacctttggatgtactttctcattggctcatctggcttttgtcgacatgctctcaactcctctaatgacgcgggttttttgcacgtggatctgaagttcttgacgaacacatcctcgaaactttcccagctgtcgatggatcctggagcgagtttctttatccaagatcgtgcggctccacttaaatgtacctggatgctttgcatagctgttgccctggttcctcccgtcgcCTTCACtgctctccagatagtcgactagccaatcctctggatcttggaggccgtcgaactttttgaaattatcgggtaacttgaatcctgaggggactcgagtttttcggactctcctcgtgaagcatggtaagccgcacatatcctcgtcattaagttctggagattgccgatgatcccttctgctttgccgcgctctgtcgacccttgcttgtgctgctgtgtctcttgctccacttggtccttcaaagccgccgccgttgccgccgcaggtcgtggactattttgccttgccgctccttcgggaggcgttgatacaaacgctgtccccatagctccaacctctgctaccgccatattgtacaagtgttcccttggatcacctggaggtggtttagatgcaaggataaaagcatgtgttgccatatacccagcctctggtgtcttagggatgatgtttcctcttgtatctatcgacataaaggacatgtcgaggttttggaccaagtgctctctttctgcttcgggtatgtgttgcagccttgatcttgctctgttccgcgcctcccggtggctatcacccgtagttctagattgtcgacttagatctgcccttctcctgctggatgaagaagctgcctcctttctcctgttcaactcagctgtctgtttttcaaattccctggcagctcgtgcgagcctatattgatatgcttgtaattcctctggtgtggccgtggtagccattggttctgtaccgttcatagctctcgcggctctgtcccacgctgcttgcgaaagttgaactctatctcgcggctctggcccgacgtatttgttgcccaggccttggcgcagattggagggatcgacgtatggatttcccaaactgtcgaaagcctcagatgtttcctcttgatcttcaatggcataaatctgatgatactttgtactcagatctatgttgggtttggtgacatcatcgttgagattgatgaagaccttgcccactgtgagagatttgtcgatgaagtcgtaactgtcgacatcgcttgagccatcgcttatatatgagtccgcagatgactcaaacgacatgtcgttgaagatctaggcgagcttctctcttgctctggtactGACGtatcgtgtcgccgaagtttcttcttctcctgactcggttgacgatgcatagcttgaaaaattagaatcgaccgccgacgatcccgacgaaaccggaatctcgacacgatacgatccttccttctcgacgcgaaagtgaaaccttccgaacgtcatctccataggctccgccagatacgcatatgcatccaaacgggagggtgggtgaggaacaaaatcgacaagaccagcagcgatctgtttacctcgatccattgtgttgcttgcggttgatgatgtcgaagatcttgagcgtgccatc includes the following:
- the LOC127326700 gene encoding pathogenesis-related protein 1, with translation MASTNSWTLELESQVSAPRKFRATVMDWHTLAPKLAPHIVDNAHHVEGDGGIGSVRHYNCASAMPFKVMKKKVEFLDVEKCECKYTIVCDGIETATWDIKMEPTASGGSVAKVECIYKPQPSEEGNDMMLKAKDSAAEMFKTVEAYLLANPDAYN